The following are from one region of the Rhipicephalus microplus isolate Deutch F79 chromosome 1, USDA_Rmic, whole genome shotgun sequence genome:
- the LOC142768777 gene encoding uncharacterized protein LOC142768777 — protein sequence MAQEKFCFKWKRNDAVDTSATAQHHLYEVDVTLLCEGKFIKAHKMVLAGNSTFFRELFAAHPESDIVALPEDVNLADLMTLIESMYFGEVTLRKHQLFALIKAAHVLKVHGRCMFTLDKGTNEVPAISRDRAPSFVVSEGPQLPQSLPAHETRASEGHAFIDMPSAFASGLVQSCATDKVQDSSLQLATISPLQEPSTSMYAASIEQINACSSKDCMSESAVEATKNLVDSKQQLFPGTAFPSPSTSMEASDTSSPSMNAMPSDSLDSLSSGSKLPTGSYEVPESMKFVKFVEDAEVGHPLTGVDVGGASTIASDMPDAGGDATQQASGAGAQPSAPGPDLAPLPLDSEGSSSGVNLLRPIKVANRKRAASASNTQATSLKVRTEESLWNGPITRSRAARLAKQ from the coding sequence ATGGCACAGGAGAAGTTCTGTTTCAAGTGGAAAAGAAACGACGCTGTGGATACGAGTGCCACCGCACAGCATCACCTGTATGAGGTTGATGTCACGCTTCTATGCGAGGGCAAGTTCATCAAAGCGCACAAAATGGTGCTGGCAGGTAACAGTACTTTTTTCAGGGAGTTATTCGCGGCCCATCCCGAGAGCGACATTGTGGCTCTACCTGAGGACGTAAATTTAGCCGATCTGATGACGCTGATAGAGTCTATGTATTTCGGTGAAGTGACGCTGCGCAAGCACCAGTTATTCGCGCTAATTAAGGCTGCCCACGTGTTGAAGGTTCACGGACGATGTATGTTCACTCTGGACAAGGGTACGAACGAAGTGCCTGCAATTTCAAGGGACCGAGCGCCATCTTTCGTGGTTTCTGAAGGACCTCAACTGCCTCAGAGCCTTCCGGCGCACGAAACAAGAGCAAGTGAAGGGCACGCCTTCATCGACATGCCCTCAGCGTTTGCTTCAGGCCTCGTACAGTCTTGCGCTACGGATAAAGTGCAGGATTCAAGCCTACAGTTGGCTACTATAAGCCCTCTTCAGGAACCGTCCACTTCTATGTATGCAGCCAGCATTGAGCAAATCAATGCCTGCTCCAGCAAGGACTGCATGTCTGAATCAGCCGTCGAAGCCACAAAGAATTTGGTGGATTCAAAGCAACAGCTGTTTCCAGGGACGGCCTTTCCGAGTCCGTCTACTTCTATGGAGGCATCTGATACTTCTTCACCGTCAATGAACGCCATGCCGTCCGACAGCCTTGATTCTCTTTCCAGTGGCTCGAAACTCCCCACCGGCTCCTATGAAGTGCCCGAGTCGATGAAGTTTGTGAAGTTTGTCGAAGACGCTGAGGTTGGACATCCCCTCACTGGCGTTGATGTAGGCGGCGCATCGACTATAGCGTCAGACATGCCAGATGCAGGTGGTGACGCCACGCAGCAAGCAAGTGGCGCAGGCGCGCAACCGTCAGCGCCAGGTCCTGATTTAGCACCACTGCCTTTAGATAGTGAAGGCTCAAGCTCCGGCGTGAACCTTCTTCGTCCCATCAAAGTAGCGAATCGAAAGCGTGCCGCTTCCGCAAGCAATACCCAAGCGACTTCGCTCAAGGTCCGCACAGAGGAATCTTTATGGAACGGCCCAATAACAAGAAGCAGAGCAGCTCGTCTGGCGAAACAATAA